In the Limanda limanda chromosome 15, fLimLim1.1, whole genome shotgun sequence genome, CTCCCACTGATCTGACGTAATTGTCAACCAAACCTTTACAAAAGCCAGGCAGAGTTCCACATAGACCCTCCCTCGGtattctttaaaatgtatcaCTTACAAACTAAGAACCTAGAGCCAAAGTAACATCATTGAGTGTCAGTGAGGCTGTTGGGAAAGTCCTATATGTTGCAgttttttgtataaaaacaaacttagaCACATGGATGTGATTGACATTTTGTCCTGGTGGTGATGCTAGAGTAAAAGTGAAAGGATCACCAGAGCTATTACAGTTTTTGTTTGGAGAATTTGAGTTTTACATTTAGTAGTTGAGAACCTTCGTCCCCCCATTAGATTCCAATCTATAAGGCAAATAAAATATTCCCTTCCTGTGGCAAAGCAAATCTGTTCTGAATCTCtgagttcaactttggtgaactttgacatgACCTTGCGCTCCGTCTCAGTCATGTCACTAAGAAAAGCTAAAAATACCACAATTAACTATAAAAAAAGTCTAAAGGTATCATATACTGCCAATCATAGTTGTACTGTTACATACGAGTGTGACTTTGTTAAATTGCAGTTGAAAACATAGCTTTATGAAAACTTCTACAATACATACAGTATTACTAAGGGAAATTCATAAACTAAATTTAAAGTAATCAAATAAGGTTTTGCCATTGCAGAGCAGTCTCTTCATGTGTAGGGCATCTATCTTATGTTATAATAGTACATGGGTGacaaaaaacactgatgcatgtaacaagcacagacatgcaaTGGACAATATTAACTATGTGTATAGTAGGCTACTTTTTCCTGGTTTGACCTCCTGTATAGATGTATATGTACTCATTCTGCACAGGCCTGATATAAGAGAGATGTACCCCAACAAATTTATTCAACGTGGAGACACAGACCGGTTTTACATCCTCAACACACTCTTCAACCTGCCTGGTAAGAGAAGACACCAACATCTTTTATTATCCTAGTAATAGAAATCTtaaattgattattattattactattgtaagATTTTAGGATATTCAACATGTATTATTAGAACACAATTTCAGTGGGCATTTTTATCGACAGGTTGATTAAGCTTGTGATCATTTgttcaaataataatttattttctaaacaaTTACCCTccaatgatatatatatatatatatatatatatttgtttttaatttttgagTCTATCCTGTGTAACCCCCAACTCCCTCTCTTTGAAAAAGtggagaacaaactgttactaTCAGTAACAACTATCAGTTATTTGTTGATAACTAACACGTTCAaagctttgacatttttttatgtccaAAATATGCACACTAACTGTTATACCATAGAACGATTCTTAATATATTCTTACGCATAGCATGAACAGAATTTAATCTTTTATTCGAATTTTGTATGACCAAAGAAAGCAGTGGTCCTTTGTTTTTagctgtatataaaaaaaagtgtaagtAATAATTGATTTGTCATATTTGATGCATAAATCTGTCTCACTGATTCCTCAGAAACCTACTTGTTTGCTTGCCTGGTTGACTTCTTCACTAACTGCCCCAGATACTCAAGGTACTCAACAGTCACTGTTACATACAGAATATCTGAATCTAATTAACTTTTTCAGTATCAGTAAAATGTCAATATCCTAGTCAGAATGCTATCTCAGAAGCTCTGCAAGGGGAAACTCTGAATCATTGTAATGCAGAGTTTAATGTTCACCTGATTTTAATTGTCTCTTTAGTTGTGAGACTGGCTTCAAAGATGGTGACCTTTTCATGTTCTACAAGAGCATGTTCCATGATGTCCGAGATGCTGTGGATTGGGTTCATTTAAAGGTAGATACTTTTCGCATTCCACATGAAACCTGTGTCCAGGCAACTGTTGGCCATCTCTAGTCAACGCTCAGTCCATCCTCAGccttattgttttctttattttctcagggctccttaaaagaaaaaactgttgaAAACCTGGAGACGTATGTGGTAAAGGATGTGAGTACATACAGCAACCATGTAACAGTTTTGGTCAACAAATACTGCATCACTCTGTAGTCCAGTGGTAACAAAACATTCTAGCTCAGTCTTATTTATTGCTGTTCAAGTTGTCTgatgagttttatttattcctccttcaagtcaaagcttcctctcctcctcagtcgCATGAATGAAGTAGCCAAAGTGTTTTTGGCCACCAACAGTGATTACAAATACACAGAGGTGAGGTGACAGTTCAGTCTAACATGTTAAGAGTGATTAAATCAAACCAGATcctactgttttgttttgcctttcattatttatattatctAAGAAACTTCTTTACTTACTTATACATTTAGACTGTGCTAATAATGCCATATCATGttaatgatttatgttttttttcttgatcaGTGTTGACAAAAACCCTCTCCTGTTGTCTTACAGAAAATAATGACCTACCTGTTTGACTTTTCTCATGGCCCAAAGGTAACActgatgacaaaataatgatgaCCAATCTCAGTAGACATGGTGCGTCACTTATTTGATTTAAACAGGGAAAAACCATTGAGATCAAGCTCACTTTTGATTAATTCACTTTACGTGAGTAAGTTTGACAACATTTGGCAACAGACAATACAACAAGAAACAAGCTAAGGACATCAACATCGGGAGAGCAACAAGAATTTATAGaaaacacatacattcatactgCTCTGCACAATTGATTTAAATTGACTAAAAGGGATCAGCTTGTCTAGTTTTGTAAGTTTCTGTAAGTTGTGCCACATGTATGTGGTGAAGTATTTAAAGGCCCATTTCCCAATCtcacatttagatttttaagGACCAAAATATTCTTAAGACCTAGTGCAGTGTGATATTGATCTGTTGTTGAAAATACACGTAAGATAATCAGGAAGTTTACCAAAACGTGCTTTGTAAATAAATTACATGCAGAGTTGTTCCCTTCTTACTGCCAGCGACTGCCACCAAACTGTTTAGTACACAGTGATGCATTCTAAAGCCATCGCCTGTTATGAACCTGAGAGAAGAGTAATAGACGGCATTGAGGGGTTTAAGGGTGAAGGCCCGAGAGtccatatacagtatattacatCACCGTAGTCCATAACAGATCAAAAGTGACTGTACAACTTTTTTCCTGCTGTCCTGGGAAAAACATGCTTCGTTTCTGTAAAGAAAAGCCGGCTTAGCTTTTAGGTATTTAGTTAGTTCAGATCTTTTTTAGAGCACAGCTATTTATACAAATCTACTCGTTCACTAAATGTCCCATTCAGAGTAGAAATCTCTAGTTctgaatggtaaatggtaaatggatttgtatttatatagcgcttttctagtctgatgaagaccactcaaagcgctttacagtacagtttcacattcacccagtcacacacacattcatacagtgcatctacttgcagcactttgttattctatggggggctattgagggttcagcatcttgcccaaggacacttcggcatgcagatggttcagactggggatcgaaccgccgaccttcaggttggaggacgaccactctacccctcagccacagccgcccccgTGAATGACTGTCTATCAATTTTTAGAGAATAgcatccattttttttattagggtTTAGTAATAGTTTGAGTTTTATTAGGGTCTGCTGTACGATACAAATTGTCTCACCTGCCATTCATTTGTACATCCAGGATtgaattaaataacattttaatgaagaaagaTTATTTGTACAGGAGTGTAAAACAAGATTTATGCCACTAGCATGACTAAAAAACCAAGATAAACTGTAGGGTAAGTCCAAAGGTATCAGACATTGGATACTACCTTTTACATATGAGTGTGGTTTTGCTGATTTGCAGGTGATTTACGAGTATTAAAACTTGTAGcttacatacagtacattaaaGGGCTTTTTATAAACTGAATTGGGACATGTGTAGAGCTGTGATGAATTTGCACTAGTTGTGAAAAACAAGCACAAGCTCCAATCAGAGCAAATTTATTAATTCAGTCTCAGATTATGAAGTTATGAATTACTGTTCTCTTCAGCAAAGTAACAACAAGGTGGCTTATAAAAATATGAGATTTTTGATTAATATCTGTTAAGAAGGGAATACATACATCAATGATAATTAATTCATCATTTGGATTTAAAGCAATGGAATGAAAAGGTGGTAATTTGGGTGATGGTGGCAGATAATATGGGTTAACGTGtgtgcatgcctgtgtgtgtctgtttatcgcAGCCTGGAAAACCCCACCGGCCCTGGCAGTCTTACTTTGACCTGATTCTGGTGGATGCCCGGAAGCCTGTGTTCTTTGGAGAAGGAACAGTGCTGCGGCAGGTCGACACTGTGAGTGTGTACTGTGGAAGCGATTGTGGACAATATCATTCTCAGCGTTTATTCAATGGCATTTAATTTTTCTGGTTTAGAATCAACAACATGTGTGCTGTGTCAAGATACTATTGTTTAATTTCACATTACTGTAAAGATACTCTAGTGTCATTAAAAAGTCCCTGCTTGTGTGCAAATTTACTTTAGGAACACAGTCctgaataaagatggaagacgaACTCTGTAAGATACATTACTtctgtgtatgagtgtgtgcctGAACCTTGGTTTTGTCAGACCACAGGTCGGCTGAAGATCGGCACATACACCGGACCACTCCAGCATGGCATTGTTTATTCCGGAGGTAAAAgcttgttgatttttttttctcaaaatttAATTTCGCTTTAAAGTGTAATGGTCATAGAAACAACCATCAAAGTTTGTGCATATATGTCTGGAAGAGATATTTCTTATTTCTCATTAATCTGATCACTTCTTGTTTCAGAGTATTGGAAGCCGATTGGATTTCTAACTTATATCTGATTTACTAAATTGCAATATGGGGTTTTACACTCAACACAAATGGTTGATCAAAGAATAAATCTAGACACaagcaaaaaatgtatttaactcAGGAATATAAAATTGGAATATTCATTTGTAGTTCTTCAGATTTTTGATTATGTGAATATATCCGATTTATTTATGGCGTGTTACAAtgatacaaaatgttttatgaCAAAAAAAGTAAACATGCCATTGATAACTTCCATGTGCAACACAGGTAAAACTCTGCCCCAAACACTTCCCTGTTGCTGCTACTGGAAACCTGTTGCTAAACACCCTTTTCTCCAAAGGATTACCTAAGGCATGAGCAGCAGACACCTTATGTTTACAAcagcaaatgtaaaataaacctcGTAGAGGCTGAATCTCAGCTGTAAAGAGGATGGACAATGGGGATAAAAGTGCCCAAAATTGCATGTCTCTACTCGCAGGATCTTCAGACATTGTGTGTGACTTGCTGGGTGCCAAAGGAAAGGACATCATCTACATTGGAGACCACATCTTTGGTGATATTCTCAAATCCAAGAAGCGTCAGGGCTGGAGGACTTTCCTGGTGATACCTGAGCTGGCACAGGAGCTGCAAGTGTGGACTGACAAAAGCtgtgagaaaacatacacactAATACGTATATGCGCATCATTAATTTGAGCCCAGATTACTACCAGGCCCACTCTGTTgtatgtgttttcatattttcactcTGTCTGGTTTTTAAAACTATCAGGAATACAATCTAATGTACCAATGTAATTgccaatgtttgtttttcagccatATTTGAGGAGCTTCAGTCACTGGAATGCTTCCTGGCAGAGCTTTACAAGTGAGCTCCTCTTTGATAAAGCAGTTGTTTGTCCGAGAAATAGTGTACCTTTTAGATGGTGTGGTTTTGAAAGATGTAAGTTTATGATTTTTAAGACCTTTACAAAAATTCTAAAGGTCTGTTTGCTTGGCCTATGGCAATTCTCTTGAGCTACTTTATTTTTTGGCACTAGTAACACCTCCTCAAACAGGCAttcaatatactgtcactttttttttgcatgctGGACACGCAGATTTATATAGTAAATATTGCAGAGTAAAGTTAGAAAACTAGTTGGCTATTTCATAGGTCTGTTAAGCAGTCAACAAATCTTCAAATTTAATTCAGCTTGATATAAAGCTTTAcagaaacaaagcaaacagcGTGCTTTTCCTTTGTGGATACAAGAGGAAAATATTTTATGAATGTGGCTGCCATGATAGAGACTGGTTGTCGgtttatataaatgttattGATATTGAACGCATTGCATGTCCAAATTTGACAGTGCACTTCCCTTGGGTACTAAGAATACACATGTCAAGTGGGAAGCTGTTAAGATGAATGGTTCATGAGATATTTGTTCCACATACAGGcagatagaaagacagacataTGTTTGTGTAAGTAGTAGGAagatggaaacagggatatgATCAGTTGTTGCAGCCCCATACAGTATGCTCACACACCTCAACAAAGCATGTTCATCAGCTGTACTTATTCAATGGTCTAGCCACAACATGGTGTCCGAGGCCTCACTAATCTATGTGTTATTGTCTGTAGGCAGAAGCAATTATCTTGGCAGAACTGTGCCATATGATTGGTATCCACATTCATATACTGGTGGTCAGAACATGTGGATTCGGTCACCTGTGTGTAAAGTTTGGGGAAGATAGGCCAGGCTGGGAAAACGTTGTGACTATATGTTTAATAATGCAGTTCTTGCTGTGTTGGATACCTATCTCCATGACAATGTATTGAGGTTAGGGAAAGCTCTTTTGTTCTTGCAGAGTTAGCTTGCGAGACTGTGTCATGGTCGCTGGGGCTGAATTCTTAGTCCTTAGTCCTTGAGGCAGGCCTACATGGAGGTCAGAAGAGCTTGGATAGAGAGGATGTCTCCCTGGCTGGGAGTGGAcaaagcagaagagtagaaaaGGGAAAGAGTAGAGGGGCACCTGCCCTTTTTACATGACCTGGTGACATCTAAGCCAGGGGTCAGAATTACCAATGGTGGCTGCAAGATGTGATATCTCTTTATGCTCTCCTTTTGTCGTCAGGAGAAAGGAGACATATGGCCAGGCTTAAG is a window encoding:
- the nt5c2a gene encoding 5'-nucleotidase, cytosolic IIa isoform X2, with translation MMTTSWSDHLQNYADLPANMDGVAMRKYRREAHHRVFVNRSLAMEKMKCFGFDMDYTLAVYKSPEYESLGFDLTVERLLSIGYPQELLNFVYDPSFPTRGLVFDTVYGNLLKVDAYGNILVCVHGFNFLKGPDIREMYPNKFIQRGDTDRFYILNTLFNLPETYLFACLVDFFTNCPRYSSCETGFKDGDLFMFYKSMFHDVRDAVDWVHLKGSLKEKTVENLETYVVKDSKLPLLLSRMNEVAKVFLATNSDYKYTEKIMTYLFDFSHGPKPGKPHRPWQSYFDLILVDARKPVFFGEGTVLRQVDTTTGRLKIGTYTGPLQHGIVYSGGSSDIVCDLLGAKGKDIIYIGDHIFGDILKSKKRQGWRTFLVIPELAQELQVWTDKSSIFEELQSLECFLAELYKK